One Drosophila subpulchrella strain 33 F10 #4 breed RU33 chromosome 2R, RU_Dsub_v1.1 Primary Assembly, whole genome shotgun sequence genomic window, AGGTGTATAACGCATACGCCATGGTCATCGGGATGACGTCATACGTGACAATCGGTGGGAAGTTCAGGGAAACGAGGATTAGTCAGATTTATGCGGTGGTCATGAATGCCATTGCCTTGACCTTCCTGCCGATGGGTTTCTGGAGATCGGCCCATTTGATGACGATGGCCGAATGGCTGCCCTCCTACATGTGGATAATTCCATACGTCCTATATTCGATTAACTATGCTGTAATAGCATACACCCTGCTTTCAAGATGCTTCAGGGATGCCATGTTGCTGGATCTACAGATCATAATAGTCCAAGTAAATCGGGAAATGTCCCGAACGGGAAAAGAAATGAATTCAAAACTGCGTCGAATGTTTGCTCTGAAAACCTTTACTTTGAGCTACCTATGCATTTCCTACATACTCGTAGTAAGCGTTTACCAATGGAGAATGCCATGGTCTTACATTTTATACGGCCAACTAGTCAACACTTTCCTAACCATCCAAATTGTCAGCACATACTTTTACTTTGTTTCCTTTTGGCAAATTGCCAGAGGTTACGACTTTGTCAACCAGCATATGGAGGATATTATCTCAGATACATCCATGGACTCCAAAGATCAGGTAGAGGAACTCCGTAGCCTGTGGGCTCTGCATGCAAGCCTAAGTCGGACTGCCCGAAGGATAAACCGGCATTACGGGCCCCAAATGCTGGCCACCCGTTTCGACTACTTCATGTTCTCCATCATCAACGGATACATGGGGACGATCTATTCGAAATATGACCATTCTGCTTCGGTGGAAAAGATTTACGGAGCTCTTATCTATTGGATACGAAGTGTAGACTTTTTTCTAAACGACTATATGTGCGATGTGCTTACCGAATATCAAAGACAGACAAAGTGCTATATCACCGAAGGCGAAATGTCCAAAGAGGTGGTTTATAATCTGGTACTTAAAACAAATCTGCTAAAGTCTTTCTTAATTTCCAGCTGAGTTCTTTCCTGATCTATAACAACAGCATGCGACTGGATCTGATGGTTTGTGGACTCTATCCGGCAAATAGAAACAAATGGCTGCAAATGGTGGGCTCTATTATAGTCCACTCCATAATGTTGATCCAGTTTCAACTGGTGATGAGCACGAAATAGTAGGTCATAAGATGGAATTAAAATAAGgattaataaacattttaaaagctGAAATTATATATGTTCTTGGGGCTATCCTTTACACTTGTACTTTTGAGCACTTAAGATTATTACATGATAGAGGTGACAATGCTCAATACAATCTCAAACCTTAAGACTGTCACGATTATGTCCAATATGACTCCTATTATATTTTCAGTTACACTTGAACCCAGTCTAAAAGGATTAGTAAGTTTAAGTTCTAGTAAGTTAGTCTCATTCGCACATTCCTCAAAAGTGGTTATTTCAAAAACATAAGCCATGCAAAGGTTGGCCTCCTTATATAACTCATACGCCCTGCTCATGGGCATTACATCCTACAGATTAGTGAAAGGAAAGCTCCATCAAACTAAGGGAACACGGATTTATGCACTGGTTGTAAATATACTCTTTCTAGCAGTAATGCCTTATTTCTCCTGGAGAGATGCCAATTTAGTATCGTCAACTGAAACCCTGCCTCCATTTATAATGTTGACGCCTTACGTTCTGCATTCTGTTACCTATGCCGTAATATTTCTCACTTTGACCTCGAGGTGTTGCGGGGAAAATGCGTTGTTGGACTTTGAGCGTCTAAATACCGAATTAAATCGTAATATGACTCGATATGGAAAAACTACCAGCCCAAAGCTGcgtaaattatttatttttaagacacTTTTATCAGTTACTTTATGGCTGACTAACTTCTTGACAGTAGCGATTTTCTGGTTTTGGGTCCGTACTGATATTCTAATGCTGTTTGGAGACATGCTTATATGCACTGGGTTCAATATACTGGTCAGCAGTGCGTACCTACATTTTATGTCATTTTGGAACATTGCCAGAGGCTATGAGTTTGTTAATCAGCGGATGGATGAGCTTATTCCGGTCATAAAACCATATACATCATTGGAAAAAGTGGAAATATATCAGCTATGGGCATTGCACACCCATCTTGGCAGGACTCTCCATCGGTTGCAAATGACACGTGGTTTTCAAATGCTGGCTTTGCGATTCGACTTCTTTTTAAGGGCCATCATCCATGGTTTCCACTGTTTCATTTTGTTATTATATAATACAGAGTCTACtcctaaaactataaaatatgTTCTAAGCATCCTTTGGTGTATGCGCAGTGTGGGATGTTTTCTTAATGACTATATTATGGAGTTAACAACTGAATATCAGAGCAGTCCCAAGGATCTAATCATCGAGGGCATTTTGACGAAGGAGGTACTTTTTCCCTTATatggtaaaataataaaagtataATTGAGAACCTTTTACAGCTAAGTGCTTATATCATTTACGAAAGGAGTATAAAACGGCATTTGAAGGTTGTGGGACTCTACACGGCCAATCGAAACAACTTTCTTCGAATGCTTGAAGGCATTCTTAGTTTTTTTATACTCTTGCTGCAGTTCCTtctgtttttttaatattaacttGTATACTAAAATTCATGTGGTTAACCCTAATAACACTTataaaaaaacgaaataaataCATTATTTGCAAAATATTTTCGATAAGATCTTAATCAAATgcaatttttatacattatatatataaaaatattacattgaAAAATAATAGTTATTTGAAGGAttttaagcttttattttaatttaatattcttttttattgaattaaaaaattgttttgtatttagatcaaatatttaatacaacATTTTGAAATCAACATGTCTTTGTTTTTACTTTTCCCTTTTGTATTATCAGTGAATTAGTATCATTTCCGCACCATTATCTGATATCTTATTAATATAGGCACTTCCGCTTATTAGTACAGCAAATGACTTCAGTCAATCCAATAAACTGGTTCAGAAAGGACGTAATCATGGTTTATCCGCtagtaaaaatatatttcggCTATTCGCTGGCAATTGGAATTACTTCGCGAAAACTAGCCAACCAAAGGTTCTACAGTACATTATTTTCTCGGACTTATGCTCTAGTTGCAAATATCATAACGCTTACAGTGCTGCCCTTTGTAATGTGGCAAGTTCGCTTGGTTTTCGAGACAAAAATGCACTTTCCGCAGCTCATTTTGATTACCTATAATGTGAGATATCTGGTGTCATATGCGGTAATATCATATACAGTCCTATCGCGTGGATTTCGAGATATAGCTTTTAACGAAATGCAACCATTGCTGCAGAGATTACTTCAGAAGGAAAGCCGATGTAGCGCTATACGATGTGGAAGGAAATCCCTAATAGTTCTTATATATGTCAAGTTCTTTACCATAATGTGGTTGTGCCTTACGGAAACCATATTTCTCTTTTATTCGAGTGAGCCTATGAATATAGTCAATATAGCTAGATTTATTTTCCTGACTAATGCCTCGAACATTCTGAATATGGTGCCTATGGGTTACTTCCTTGCCATGTGGCATATTGCTCGAGGCTTTGATAATATGAACCAACGATTGGATAAGATTATAACATCAAAATCCTCTAAGCACTTGAAAGAGCTGCAGGAACTATGGTTACTTCACACCGATCTCACCAAAACAGCCTTAAGAATAAATAAGATCTATGGCCCCCAGATGTTGGCCTCCCGCTTTGATAACTTTATAATTGGCGTAATACAAGCCTATTGGGGAGCCTTTTTTACCTTTCGTGTATCCACTCCTATTTTTTGGATAGTGTACGGAAGTGTTCAATATCAAATCCGTGCACTAGACTATTATCTCAACGATTACTTGACCGATTTGGTCGTGGAGTACCAGAGTTCAGCCAAGCATTCCTGGAGTGAAATTCACTGGACGAAAGAGGTACTTAAATTAGATACTAATTCTTTTAAAAAGCTTATCCATTTTCTTCAATTCAGACAAGTTCCTATGTGATCTACGCCAATAGTTTGAAGTTACAGCTGCGGACTTGTGGACTTTTTCCAGCGAATCGAAGTATGTGGTTCGATATGGTCAGCGGCATTTGGTATTATATTTTGGTGCTACTGcagtttcattttattatggAGAAATAATAGGATCTTctatatatatcatatagcaGGTGCCACAAAAATAACTTTTGGtggtgcctaaaagtatgcagtgataAAGAAATACTCTgttacaaatattttgttgcatacCTTTAGACACTTTTTTAGGTCTAGACCTGGTGATTTTTGAGGCATCATTAACTTTAAGTTATAAAACaattcaataataatttatctaaaatcacttaaaagggtgctttaatttgaataataaatCCCTTAGATTTCGGAATCATAAACATattgctgcatacttttagatacCTTTTGAAGGTGATAATAGCACAATTTACTTTAAGTTACgacatattattaaattgctTGTACtcaaaattgtaaaaataatattttctattgtCGAACCTATCAAACATCCCTGGCAAATTGATTTTGCATAATCTGACAACCAAATGCCTCCAAACTATTGTGATTTCCTAATCAGTTTCTGCCAAGAAATAATTGTAACTGTTTGAATGGCTCACGTTTGCAACGCTTACGGGCAACAATGTGAGCAATACAGCAGCAAAACGTCCTGTTCTGCAGGAGCCAATAATTTCCTATTCGATAATTTCCAAATGAATGCGTTCAGCAAATAAATTCAGCTTTGACAGCACTCGCAGTTGAAATTTAAAACGAAATCACGTTTtgctgttgcatactttttggcgTATGCACATCTGCTCTACGTTGTACGTGATGAAAGTTGTGTCATAAACACAGGCACACAACTTAGCTGGAAAATGCTGGAAATGGCAGCAGGTGAGAAGGGGGGGAATCCGGAGTTAAGGGAGgcataaataaaatgaaataaaataaatcaaagcaTAATTTTCGCAATAAATTCGTTTTCGCCAAGCGCTGAATGCAAATCTAATTCCTTTTGCCTGGCGAAACGTGTATCGAAGTTTTGCACTGTTCTATTTGCGGTTTCTGAAATTTATAGGCCCTTTCCTTTTACAATCGGCTTATAGGCCAAtcctttttgaaaataaatacattgaattggaatttaaattaatttagtAAAAGGGTtggcatatatatatatttgtatatactATGAACTACGGAAGTTAAACACTATCCATTTATTTTATCCGAAAAATATTCTCTTTGAATGTTTTAATAAAGACTTATGTATCCTTTTTTTTCTGGaatatataaaatgtttaattattcAACTCATGCTTAAATGCTATTCAAATGAAATGTTTATTATCCTATAAAATAATGATATAAATGTAAAAGTTCTTATTAAGTTGAGCGTTTTCAAGAAATAAAACCCATTACTTATTATActtctttattttaaataatgttGGTTTAGTGCTATATCAtagctttaaataaaaaaattttggtATAGTATCTATAAAGAagaaagtttgtttttaaaacagGTTTTAAAGAGCCTTATCATATATTTAAAACTAGAGTGACGACATTTCACGATAAATCGGCAATCGCTTCggtaagtatatatattaacaTGATTTGAATTCGCATCGGGGCACGTCAACACAATTATGTTGGATAACAAGAGCCAAGATTTATGATGCCCGATTCGAGGAGCAAACATATAAACGCACGTAACGGATGCGTCGGCTGTACGCCCATTGCCGCTGGGTAGGTGGGCGTGGCCCGTCGCTTGACAATTGTCAAAATCGTCGCCATAACTCACGTGTTGCCAGCAACAGAAACAAATGCATGTGGATCGCGGGGAATTCTGGGCGGATGAGGACGAAGGATGAGGAGCTGCGGCACCGGGCATCGACAATTTCAATTGAAGCTGATTTGCTCAAAATGCTAATTACGCAATGATTTACATTCCGATTGACATATTTTAGGCGAACAGTTTGCACTCCATTCCCGCCCCTCCAACCCGCCCCAAAAAGCCTTGGATCCGCCCTTTACGTGTTGCTGAAAAGAATCCTTGATTTGCCATTGCCATCGCCAGGCCGACGTAAATTGGCTGGGATTAGAGAGCCCTTTTGCACCGAAAAATCATTGCCATTGGCTATAAGTATCTGTTAGATAGATGGATAATACAGAAATATTGACATCATAAGTTTATTCGTTAAGAATAGAAATGTATTCGAATTTATCacagttttatatttttagtcACACGAATACAGATATTTACAATATGAGATTCAGATAAAAACATATCTTTTATGGTTGAGTATCAAgatataacaaggaagaacgctatagtcgagtacctcgactatcagatacccgttactcagctaaagggaccaaaggaaaatggagatatgcaagcagcaaatgcgccacctaccggcggtagacagatttaagcgttgtgggcgttagagtgggcgttagagtgggcgtggcaaagtttttttttaaatcaatcgatacgtattgacgagaccaatacatttcagtttaaattttttatctaccatgaaaattgtgggcgccacagacttgggcggtttgtgggcgttggagtgggcgtggcatattcgcgtaataaacttgcgctgcgctcaagcctacggaatctaaatctgaaatctcgtttctctatctttgatattttccgagatatccgcgttcatatttacgattttttgaagtttgtgggcggtttgtgggcgttaaagtgggcgtggcaaactttttttaggtcagtcggtaggtattgatgagaacaatacatttcagttaaaatttttgttctagcatcaaaactgtaggagccacagttttgggcggtttgtgggcgttagagtgggcgtggcactcttttgaaacaaacttgcgctgcgcaggaatctcaggaatctgcatgcctaatcccagtattgtagctcttatagtttccgagatctcagcgttcatacggacagacggacagacggacatggctagatcgactcggctagtgatcctgatcaagaatatatatactttatggggtcggaaacgcttccttctgcctgttacatactttccgacgaatctagtatacccttttactctacgagtaacgggtataattatcaAGAACCATTATTACAATATTatctttttataatttttttttaacatatatagaatttaaaatagtttaaaataCAGAACATTTTTAATCTGAAGCATACATAAACGAAAAGAACAGTAGAACCAAATTACATCAAACAATTATTTGAGTAAAGGTAGAAAGTATtatatagaaaataatatgtagTTCACAACCCCTTACTAAagtaatacatttaaaatgaaTGTGAAACAAATTGACTTACCTTTTTATCATTGAATACTATAATGATATATCAGAGCCTTAGCCTTATTATAGCCTCATAAAAATTCTTGATTTTTGACAAACCTACTTggtttaattttaaagttcaTAGCAACGTTGTAAAATAATCTTGTATTAAACTAAACAACTTTTAAAATGAACTGCATATTTAATGGATTAGCATTACTTTTTACAGTAAGTCCAGTCCGTTAGTTAAAAATCAAACAAGCGCCAAACGGactttaaaatgtaataatatttattatttttttaacaaattaagcTAAGCATACAATGACTAACTTAGTTGCAtaagaatataatttaattaagttaCAGCATTCAGATGGATTAATGTATTTATTCTTTCAAGATATTTTTAGGTCCATACTATTTAGACGTAATGAAATTTCCGCTTTGGTAATTTACAGGACTGTTAACGAGAAACCCCAAACTGTTATCGCAGATAGTGCAATAAAAATCTTATTTATACGAACCATCCGACTGTGTCATTACTCACAGGACTGACGGGCGACGGGCACATGTCCCGGTGAGGTCCTGTGGTCATCATTACTCTGGCTTTGCCATTGCGCTGGACGGGCATCATAAAATTGCTGAGGGGACATAAACGCGTTATTATATTATGCCTTTGAATGCCCATGACTTGCAGGGCCGGGGACCCAAAGACCCAATGAATGGAGGCCGCAGGATGAGATGGCGGCAGGATGCAGTGGCCACACGACGCCCAGGACACACAGGACACCCGGGACACACAGCTCACACAGCTCACACACAATGGATGAACATCAATGCCAGGAGCCGCGACGTTGAATGGCCAGTGGCAGGAGCAGGAGAAGGAGCCGAAGGACCAAaacgaggaggagcaggaccAAAACCCGCGTCCATCAATGCAACTTTGAGTCAACGTCAACAGCCAAAGAAGCTATTCAGCTTAACTTGCATTCTCTGGCCTTTTTCCTTTCAGCCGTAgggtataaatttaaaaaataacaatatgAGGAGATGTCCTCCAGATGTGTGCGACCAAAAAGTCACCACTGGGAAGGCGGAGGATTCCAGGCCCCATCTGAGGACCAAGAACTGCTCAAGATGCCAGGGAAAAGTTTTTAATGATGCCGCAAAGTCGTTGAACCAAGTTCGATGCACACACAGTGGATTTGACCTGACTTTGGCATCCTTGGTGGAGAGGACAAGAGCTTCGCATTGATTTACTTGGGGCTCAGGCTCAAAAGTAAGCCACAGCTGTGCCAAATCGGAATTTTGGGCAAGTGAAAGTTATTTTCGGGCTGCAAAGTTTCTGCATTCGAGTCCAAAATGTCTGAATTTTCGTTGCATCGTACAAAGTGACCcctaatatataaaaaataaaaatattagatAAGAGTTCAGGGAACAAGAACATGAAGCaagaaatgaaatataaatggagtcacatttttcattttaccAAGGTACATCTAGCCTAACGTACCTATAAACATAACAATATGTTTGATatgatattatttaaatagtttttctaGACCATTAGTTAGAACTTAAAGTATTGAGACCAATAGGATTAAGACCTTCGAATCTGTTATATCATATTATTGGATCAtcatttttgaaatatttatggtGACTTATATCTTATGTTATTATTCTGAATATTAAGGAAACGGGTTAATATTTGACTTGTTTTTATACTTCTTGGGAGCCATAAAGAAATGTCAAAATTATAAATGTAGGTATGCCCAAAGGTAGCTTACTATATGTAAGCCCAACATAAAACCACATATTTTGAtttcacaaaaatatattatttgatttattaatAGTAGATGGGCTTAGGAATACTTTTCACAGGACTTTTTATCTATAGAAGCCACCGCCGCCGAAACTGTTGGCAACGGCCGAGGAAGATGAGGAGGCACTGGCTCCGCCGAAGCCGTTGTTATAGCCACCATAGCCAGGATATCCGCCTCCGAAGCCGCCGTAGTTGGGATATCCGCCACCGAATCCGCCATAAGGATATCCGCCTCCGAATCTACCGAAACCAAACTGGGGAGCGGGCACAGCCTCCAGGACACTGAGGAGTGCGAAAATCACAGCGACGAACACGAAAATAGCTTTCATCTTAAGGTTGACTTGTTCACTCTAGATCTTAACGATTCAGACTGTTGATCGATCTCGACTCGGCGGTCTATTATATAAACAGATTCCAGACACTTGGTTCAACAACCTGCTCGTCTGGTTCTCCTCTTCAATTAATTGATCCCCTCGAACATGACACAATTCACGCCGAAAACAAAATATGTCAGATGACCATCCCCTCGGGGAGACCAGTTTTGGCGTTTGGGGTTAACCTTTCCTCCAAACTCACGCTTCTTTTGTGGGATTTTGGGAATCACTCGGTCCAAGCTCTGTCGCTCTGCTATTAGcataatataaaatacaaacaaaaatcGTTTATAATTATTGCTATGAAATTTCGCCGGGCTTTGTTATCACATTCGCTTAGTCACACAAATTTTgtatttcatttaatatacaTTATGCTAATCAAGCCTGTCATTAATGGGTTTTCTATTGGACATGGATATAGccgaaaataaaaagttttccaccTCATTTCTTTTGTTcaaactattttttaatttgttttatgtttATGCTCTAGGGTATATTTCAAATGATGAGCTTGTTTTTTAGATAAATGCGTTCTAGAAACCATTTTTTGATTGTCCTActtaaacaaatcaattgtCATTAATGTTAGTACCCTTTTTTCCATAATGTTTTTTACCCAATTTCTTTTGTTATattatgtttaatttttttatgtttaagcCCTAGGGacttatttgaaaatattttttgattggCCTTAAAAAAATCAAGTGCAATTTATGGGTATTTTAAcacattaaacaaattatttatattgttTGACATTTCCTGACTGTTACGATGATTCAACGAAAACCATTGGTGTTCTATTAAGCTTCGTTATATTTGCCCAAGTCAATAACCTGACCTTGGTTCATAAACAATGTTTTTAATAAGGTTTTGAAAACAATATTTGGTTACCACTTCCATTCCCAGTTGGCCTTCGACTTCAATCCGGTTCTGAAGATCAGCTCTGGCTAGCAGGTCACATTGCCGTGAATCAGAAATTCATAAAATAGACTTAGACAGCATAGACAAGACTGAAAAGATATTCAAAATTTCTGTTGTGAACGAACCGCGAGAAATGTTGGTGGCCAGCGAATTTCAAACGCTCTGCAGTGACCTGTTCTCAGACTCCATGACCCACGTCTGCTCGGCCAAGGTGCCGGAATCCCTGACCAAGAAGTATCGCAACCGGATGATAAGCCCCAAGGATCCGTATAGTATCTACCAGTTGGATAGTCGAAACACCAGCTACCTGCTGGTCTTTCATTTCGAGGACATGCCCGATTGCCAGACCATCCAACTGACCGATGTGCACAACCTCAACTGCCAGACGAACACTGGTGAATCGAAGAATCTGTACTTCGGCTACAGCCACCGCATGTGCTATAACTATACGATGGACCTGACCTCGGCTCTTAAGGAGCATTGTGGCGCCAGGGGCTATGAGGAGAATATGCAGTCGGGTTATTATTACACCAACCACGATCCAAACCCGGATATCAGAAGCGAAGTAAACGCCGGTGCTTTGATGGGACTCCCAACTCTTTTAATATGTCTGATTATATCCATCTTATTGCTCGCAATTCTGCACTGGAAGACATCCCGTTTGTAGGGCAGGTACATCTGATTTTTTCCGACTTTCAAGTCAAAATTACTTACCTCCATTTGGAAAAATGAGGAGCCAGCATTCTCTAATCACCGCTCACTGCCAACGAATAACCGAAATAACTTGGTTCTTGATCTGTGCCGGCCATTATCCCGAGGATGTGAAAATCCGTTTTAGTGGCAAGTTATCATCGACTGGTGATCCATATTCGGTATTTGGGTTCCAGAATGACGACGGTTCCCAGGATCTGATGGTCATCATGGGCAGCGCGGAGTTCGCATTCTGCAAACTCCTTCATGTGATCGGCATGAACGAGTTCCAGTGCATCGGTGAGGACGAATTGGTCAGGATAGTCTATACAAATCATAGCCATGTGGTCTGTTTGGATTTCTTCTTCCGCATGGCCTTTGAACTCGAAAGGGCCTGCAGTCGCGAAGAAGTAGAGGAAAAGGCGTTTACGGTCCTGTATTTCGCAAATGTCGAGTACAAAGGGACGAAGAACGAAGGCATCACAATCGGTTTCGATATGGTTATACTAGTTCTTTCGGCACTTCTGGCGATTCTTCTCCTTCTACGCTGGCGATAGTCATAATTCTACATATTCACTTGTATCCCCCGAATCGATCTGGTCGTTCTGACAGGCTTCGCCAGTGCTGAAATAAGATATTGTTTTGTGTATAATTTTCCTGGTGAGCCACCGAAATGTTCCGagatttaaaaacaatatttttcaatatttttcaaaagcaTTGTTTCTACATCTCTGGAACATTTCCAGCGACTTCACAAATATAAATTGTCAGTCTtgtaactatttttttttcatttggtttatttatttacataaacatttttataataaagaTTGCATATTTCTTAGTCTTTATAATCCAAAAAACTTTCATCCTTCTCGATTTCATAGGCGCCCCCTTTTTTATGACCCATGTGATGTATCCATCATGATCTGACATATTATGACAGTGCTCAAACCTAAAAACGCTGACAGTACACAAATCTTTGGGCTGTGTCGGCATGGAACTTAAGAAGCTGTCACCGCGATCGGGATCTCCCCATCTTTTTCCACGGTCGCATCGCATATTCCTTTCATCTGACAATGTTGCCCATGTCATCTACTTTATGCCTCGTATAGTAAAGTGTGGGGGATGTGTATAGAGCGCATCTGTGCGGAGCCCTCGTTCATTAGgtcttttataaataattgcTTTTTAACAGAGGCAAAAATTATCACCTAATTATAGAGCCTGACACGGGGGATTTCAACTGTCTCTCCTTTTACACATTCAGTGGGAGCGAGTTTTGTTATGtctattaattaaaaatggcaaTTGTACTATTTAAATAGCTCTATATTAATTTAAGGCAGTTAATTATTAACCAGGTTTCTATATTTATAAACAATGCTGATGTCAGTTAGTTTATCATTTGCTGTGGATTAATTGGAAAAAATACGCATTCTTAAGAATTCGCGGTGTTTTTTtagttatgagtatatttcaataataatataaagacTGGGACTGTGGAAAGAAGCATGTCCCCTGAGatgtaaatatattcttgagtTATTTGGTACCAATTT contains:
- the LOC119549899 gene encoding putative gustatory receptor 59b, whose amino-acid sequence is MRRIVQVYNAYAMVIGMTSYVTIGGKFRETRISQIYAVVMNAIALTFLPMGFWRSAHLMTMAEWLPSYMWIIPYVLYSINYAVIAYTLLSRCFRDAMLLDLQIIIVQVNREMSRTGKEMNSKLRRMFALKTFTLSYLCISYILVVSVYQWRMPWSYILYGQLVNTFLTIQIVSTYFYFVSFWQIARGYDFVNQHMEDIISDTSMDSKDQVEELRSLWALHASLSRTARRINRHYGPQMLATRFDYFMFSIINGYMGTIYSKYDHSASVEKIYGALIYWIRSVDFFLNDYMCDVLTEYQRQTKCYITEGEMSKELSSFLIYNNSMRLDLMVCGLYPANRNKWLQMVGSIIVHSIMLIQFQLVMSTK
- the LOC119551982 gene encoding putative gustatory receptor 59b, whose amino-acid sequence is MVYPLVKIYFGYSLAIGITSRKLANQRFYSTLFSRTYALVANIITLTVLPFVMWQVRLVFETKMHFPQLILITYNVRYLVSYAVISYTVLSRGFRDIAFNEMQPLLQRLLQKESRCSAIRCGRKSLIVLIYVKFFTIMWLCLTETIFLFYSSEPMNIVNIARFIFLTNASNILNMVPMGYFLAMWHIARGFDNMNQRLDKIITSKSSKHLKELQELWLLHTDLTKTALRINKIYGPQMLASRFDNFIIGVIQAYWGAFFTFRVSTPIFWIVYGSVQYQIRALDYYLNDYLTDLVVEYQSSAKHSWSEIHWTKETSSYVIYANSLKLQLRTCGLFPANRSMWFDMVSGIWYYILVLLQFHFIMEK
- the LOC119549903 gene encoding glycine-rich cell wall structural protein; amino-acid sequence: MKAIFVFVAVIFALLSVLEAVPAPQFGFGRFGGGYPYGGFGGGYPNYGGFGGGYPGYGGYNNGFGGASASSSSSAVANSFGGGGFYR
- the LOC119550711 gene encoding uncharacterized protein LOC119550711 — protein: MLVASEFQTLCSDLFSDSMTHVCSAKVPESLTKKYRNRMISPKDPYSIYQLDSRNTSYLLVFHFEDMPDCQTIQLTDVHNLNCQTNTGESKNLYFGYSHRMCYNYTMDLTSALKEHCGARGYEENMQSGYYYTNHDPNPDIRSEVNAGALMGLPTLLICLIISILLLAILHWKTSRL